The following are encoded together in the Culex pipiens pallens isolate TS chromosome 1, TS_CPP_V2, whole genome shotgun sequence genome:
- the LOC120423054 gene encoding protein tailless, with translation MQSPVSSPELMDPRYNHLRIPASSSRILYDVPCKVCRDHSSGKHYGIYACDGCAGFFKRSIRRSRQYVCKSKSETPCMVDKTHRNQCRACRLKKCFEVGMNKDAVQHERGPRSSTLRKQMAMFIAKDTPLRHDLMIPPPLPMSQQSMGLDLSMQRSAFFSPQSMVHPTLFPAMQSPHPLIAADAVRESAAQLLFMNVNFLKNLVPFTKLPLDDQLVLFEESWREFFILAVAQYLQPINFNHLLVAYEYLNTNRGEPVPECIIREVEIFQEILAQIVALRVDINEFVYLRAVVLYKTEFDPESSISSSSSDGSDIISSTSKSIQEVSTVRALEDGAKDALASYIRTCRPGPIDRYRALLQLLPALRNVSTYTIEELFFRRNIGPAPLLKLLLDFYRQK, from the exons ATGCAGTCTCCAGTCAGCTCCCCAGAACTGATGGATCCCCGATACAACCACTTGCGGATTCCGGCTTCATCAA GTCGAATCTTATACGATGTGCCCTGCAAAGTATGCCGCGATCACAGTTCCGGCAAGCACTACGGAATCTACGCTTGCGATGGATGCGCCGGTTTCTTCAAGCGATCAATTCGCCGCAGTCGGCAGTATGTGTGCAAGTCCAAATCCGAGACGCCCTGCATGGTCGACAAGACCCACCGCAATCAATGCCGGGCGTGTCGGTTGAAAAAGTGCTTCGAAGTTGGCATGAACAAAGACGCCGTTCAGCACGAACGTGGACCGCGGAGTTCAACGCTGCGCAAACAAATGGCCATGTTTATCGCCAAAGACACTCCCTTGCGTCATGACCTAATGATTCCACCACCGCTCCCGATGTCTCAGCAATCGATGGGACTGGACCTGTCAATGCAGCGAAGTGCCTTCTTCAGCCCACAGTCCATGGTACATCCGACGCTCTTCCCAGCCATGCAGTCACCCCATCCTTTAATCGCTGCTGACGCTGTCCGGGAATCGGCCGCCCAGCTGCTCTTCATGAATGTGAACTTCCTGAAAAATCTCGTTCCCTTCACCAAACTCCCTCTGGACGACCAACTAGTCCTCTTCGAAGAATCCTGGCGCGAATTTTTCATCCTTGCCGTCGCCCAATACCTGCAGCCCATCAACTTCAACCACCTCCTTGTCGCCTACGAATATCTTAACACCAATCGTGGCGAACCGGTCCCTGAGTGCATCATCCGCGAAGTCGAAATCTTCCAGGAAATCCTAGCTCAAATCGTAGCCCTACGGGTCGATATTAACGAGTTCGTCTACCTACGAGCCGTAGTTCTGTACAAAACGGAATTCGACCCCGAAAGCAGCATCTCCAGCAGCAGTAGCGACGGCTCTGACATCATCTCATCCACGTCAAAATCGATTCAGGAAGTGTCCACCGTACGCGCCCTCGAAGACGGAGCCAAGGACGCTCTCGCCTCTTACATTCGAACTTGCAGACCAGGACCTATTGACCGGTACCGCGCGCTACTCCAGCTGCTCCCGGCTCTTCGAAACGTCTCAACCTATACCATCGAGGAACTGTTCTTCCGACGGAACATCGGACCGGCTCCGCTGCTCAAACTTCTGCTCGACTTCTAccgtcagaagtaa